A single region of the Sus scrofa isolate TJ Tabasco breed Duroc chromosome 17, Sscrofa11.1, whole genome shotgun sequence genome encodes:
- the OXT gene encoding oxytocin-neurophysin 1 precursor, translating into MAGPSLACCLLGLLALTSACYIQNCPLGGKRAVLDLDVRKCLPCGPGGKGRCFGPSICCGDELGCFVGTAEALRCQEENYLPSPCQSGQKPCGSEGRCAAAGICCNPDGCRFDPACDPEATFSQR; encoded by the exons ATGGCCGGACCCAGCCTTGCCTGCTGCCTGCTCGGCCTCCTGGCGCTGACCTCCGCCTGCTACATCCAGAACTGCCCCCTGGGCGGCAAGAGGGCCGTGCTGGACCTCGACGTGCGCAAG TGCCTCCCCTGCGGCCCCGGGGGCAAAGGCCGCTGCTTCGGGCCCAGCATCTGCTGCGGGGATGAGCTGGGCTGCTTCGTGGGCACAGCCGAGGCGCTGCGCTGCCAGGAGGAGAACTACCTGCCGTCGCCCTGCCAGTCCGGTCAGAAACCTTGCGGGAGCGAGGGCCGCTGCGCCGCCGCCGGCATCTGCTGCAACCCTG ACGGCTGCCGCTTCGACCCCGCCTGCGACCCCGAAGCCACCTTTTCCCAGCGCTGA